One Pseudanabaena sp. FACHB-2040 DNA window includes the following coding sequences:
- a CDS encoding phytase has product MSGVPAVRFATFNASLNRNSAGELITDLSTPDNVQAKTVAEIIQRANPDVLLVNEFDYYPNGEAAELFRQNYLSVSQNGVDPVEYPYYYVAPSNTGVPSGVDLDNNGTVGGPNDALGFGFFPGQYGMVVYSKYPIDAENVRTFQNFLWKDMPGALLPVDPTTGESWYSEAELEILPLSSKSHWDIPVVVDGETIHVLASHPTPPVFDGPEDRNGTRNYDEIRFWADYITPGEGSYIYDDAGETGGLEPSSRFVIMGDQNSDPYDGDSIPGAIQQLLDNPLVNTSLTPASAGGPDAAERQGGANETHLSDPAYDTADFADTAPGNLRADYVLPSRNLEIKEAAVFWPEKDAPNYELVGDFPFPSSDHRLVYADVAIARPGADQNRQTVTGLDFLGEVNFPTGFSFGDTEVGGLSGIAYDAVRNRYYSLSDDRSENARFYTLDIDLSDGSLDTGDVSFEAVTTLKDAEGNSFVANSLDPEGLALTSRGTLFVSSEGDANALVNPFVREFSLTGRQISELPVPSKYLPTADGSSGIRNNLAFESLTITPDQRFLFTATENALAQDGPAATPEVGSLSRILKYDLSTGQPIQEFVYEVDEVPNAPVPEGAFSTNGLVELLALDNTGTFLSLERGFSTGVGNTVKLYQVNAQGALDVSGLANLFREEALEDDGEVIEPGPFEIDPAVQKRELLDIEADLGIAPDNLEGIALGPVLPDGRQSLIIVSDNNFSATQKTQILAFALDLETIPAAAPVLETPYTVDDEEGDAPILGDSDDPAIWVHPTDSSQSKVIASLKDGGLVVFNLNGEVVQRFVPEEYAGVRYNNVDVLYGFRPEGQLTGVDLAIASDRENDTLAIWAIDSETGNLTDITAASLSKAAASVFGIDDGEQTVYGLATYTSPLTGKSYVFVSQREGNQIAQLELASVPGEGGSFTVEAQVVRLLSVPIPAGGELEDAQVEGMVVDRETGILYAGQEATGIWKFQAEPSAGDEGVLIDSTEGDNLKPDVEGLTIYYGPNGSGYLLASSQGDSTFAAYSREGDNAYLGSFTVGANGGIDSTEESDGADVINVPLGDKFPFGLLVVQDGANDPQNVVADGEELENNSTNFKFVPWENVANAFDTPLLIDPTSADPRSFSTDTLPNGVASGDVTQTSAVLWTRSTALGEVTFEYSTDAEFGAIAGTVTATVTDSAVPIKVLVDDLQPGTQYYFRAVDAAGALEVGRFRTANEVGTVAGLRFGISGDWQQAPPYPSLNSAAAADLDFFVKLGDTIYADSETPALPGVTQARTLEEFRIKHAEIVTARFGSNATADLHASTSILATIDDHEVVDNFAGGAAPGESPDAPDIGSSPDPLFTDDVNFVNDTQVYEDALQAYQEYQPLRDKFYNTPDDPRTDGERQLYRANQFGSDAAVFVLDSRSFRDAQLEPADLSNPTEFLVNTFDPSRTLLGRAQIDLVKQDLLAADQNGTAWKFVVIPEPIQNFGVFNAEDRFEGYAAERTELLKFIDDNGISNVVFMAGDFHGTLVNNLTYQLGPGQAQIATNAFEIVTGPVAFFDGLFGPSVVGLAAGAGLIPSEAVAFYSSLPVASDTDSVVNDKDDFLKQVLNQQIGAFGYDPIGLNDNLTAAEGRIDATLLQGDYVAAHTYGWTELDIDPLTQALTVTTYGIPAYSSAEAEADPQAVLSLQPSIVSQFVVNPSGFNVVSGENGGEGSDRILAPAGGSPVAGGLGNDVIFGTDGDDVLRGDRSSRSAQTGELGGDDVIYGGAGRDRIGGKSGNDRLFGDAGDDQIWGDEGDDLIRGGLGSDNLTGGSGSDTFVLAAGEGSDTVTDFEGGIDRIGLANGLSFANLSLSSNFIAVGNETLATLVGINTATLTAADFVSIA; this is encoded by the coding sequence ATGTCTGGTGTACCTGCCGTTCGCTTTGCCACCTTCAACGCATCTCTAAATCGGAACAGTGCTGGTGAGCTGATCACTGACCTTTCTACGCCCGATAACGTCCAGGCCAAAACCGTAGCTGAGATCATTCAGCGAGCCAACCCAGACGTACTGCTGGTGAACGAGTTCGACTATTATCCCAATGGCGAAGCGGCGGAACTGTTCCGCCAGAACTATTTGAGCGTCAGCCAAAACGGAGTTGACCCAGTTGAGTATCCCTACTACTACGTCGCTCCCTCCAACACTGGGGTGCCCTCTGGCGTAGACCTAGACAACAACGGCACAGTAGGCGGCCCCAACGATGCCTTAGGCTTTGGCTTTTTCCCCGGTCAGTATGGCATGGTGGTGTATTCCAAGTACCCTATCGACGCCGAAAACGTCCGCACCTTTCAAAATTTCCTTTGGAAAGATATGCCGGGGGCACTTCTGCCTGTGGACCCAACTACAGGAGAATCCTGGTATTCCGAGGCGGAGCTGGAGATTTTGCCCCTATCTTCCAAGAGCCACTGGGACATTCCAGTAGTCGTTGATGGCGAAACGATCCATGTACTGGCTAGCCACCCCACGCCGCCAGTCTTCGACGGGCCAGAAGATCGCAACGGCACCCGCAACTATGACGAAATTCGCTTTTGGGCCGACTACATCACTCCCGGCGAAGGCAGCTACATCTACGACGATGCAGGTGAGACAGGGGGCCTAGAACCCAGCTCCCGCTTTGTCATCATGGGCGACCAAAACTCCGACCCCTACGACGGCGACAGCATTCCTGGCGCAATTCAGCAGCTTTTAGACAATCCCCTAGTCAATACCTCGCTAACGCCTGCTAGTGCAGGTGGCCCTGATGCGGCAGAGCGGCAGGGCGGAGCCAACGAGACTCACCTAAGCGACCCGGCCTACGATACGGCAGACTTTGCCGATACCGCCCCCGGCAATCTGCGAGCTGACTATGTGCTGCCTTCACGCAACCTGGAGATTAAAGAGGCTGCCGTCTTCTGGCCCGAAAAAGATGCGCCAAACTACGAACTGGTGGGCGATTTTCCCTTTCCCAGCTCCGACCATCGGCTGGTCTATGCAGATGTGGCTATTGCCCGCCCCGGTGCCGACCAAAATCGTCAAACCGTTACCGGCCTCGATTTTTTGGGAGAGGTAAACTTTCCTACCGGCTTTAGCTTCGGCGATACCGAGGTGGGTGGACTTTCCGGCATTGCTTATGACGCAGTGCGAAACCGCTACTACAGCCTGTCAGACGATCGCAGTGAAAACGCCCGGTTTTATACCCTCGACATCGACCTCAGTGATGGCAGCCTGGACACTGGAGACGTGAGCTTTGAAGCCGTCACGACTTTGAAAGATGCCGAGGGCAATTCCTTTGTCGCCAACAGCTTGGACCCGGAGGGCTTGGCCTTGACCAGCCGGGGTACTCTCTTTGTTTCCTCTGAAGGCGATGCCAATGCGCTGGTTAACCCCTTTGTCCGCGAGTTTTCCCTAACTGGGCGGCAGATCAGCGAGTTGCCGGTTCCCAGCAAGTACCTACCCACGGCAGACGGATCGAGCGGCATCCGCAATAACCTGGCCTTTGAGAGCCTGACAATTACGCCCGATCAGCGCTTCCTATTTACCGCCACAGAAAATGCGCTGGCTCAAGACGGCCCGGCAGCAACTCCAGAGGTCGGCAGTCTTAGTCGCATTCTCAAGTACGACCTGAGTACGGGTCAACCGATTCAGGAATTTGTCTACGAGGTGGACGAGGTGCCCAATGCCCCTGTGCCAGAGGGTGCCTTCAGCACTAATGGCCTGGTGGAACTGCTGGCGCTGGACAACACCGGCACCTTTTTGTCGCTGGAGCGGGGTTTTTCGACCGGCGTGGGCAATACAGTCAAGCTCTATCAGGTCAATGCCCAGGGAGCGCTGGATGTATCGGGGCTAGCGAACCTATTTCGGGAGGAAGCCCTGGAAGATGATGGTGAGGTGATTGAACCAGGCCCCTTTGAGATTGACCCAGCGGTGCAGAAGCGAGAACTGCTCGATATTGAGGCCGATCTAGGCATTGCGCCTGACAACTTAGAGGGCATTGCCCTGGGGCCAGTGCTGCCCGATGGTCGCCAGTCTCTGATCATTGTCAGCGACAACAACTTCAGCGCCACCCAAAAAACCCAAATCCTGGCTTTTGCTCTGGATCTAGAGACAATTCCGGCGGCGGCTCCGGTGCTAGAGACGCCCTACACGGTGGATGACGAGGAGGGCGATGCGCCAATTTTGGGCGATTCCGACGATCCGGCAATCTGGGTGCATCCTACCGATTCCAGCCAGAGCAAGGTGATTGCCAGTCTCAAGGATGGCGGCCTAGTGGTCTTTAATTTGAACGGTGAGGTGGTTCAGCGGTTTGTCCCCGAGGAATATGCGGGCGTGCGCTACAACAATGTGGACGTGCTCTACGGGTTCCGGCCCGAGGGACAGTTGACGGGGGTAGATCTTGCGATCGCATCCGACCGTGAAAACGACACCCTGGCGATCTGGGCAATTGATTCCGAAACCGGCAACCTCACTGACATCACGGCTGCCAGCCTCAGCAAGGCGGCCGCCAGCGTGTTTGGCATCGACGATGGCGAACAGACGGTCTACGGCTTAGCCACCTACACCAGTCCGCTCACGGGCAAGTCCTATGTCTTTGTCAGTCAGCGAGAGGGCAACCAGATCGCCCAGCTAGAGCTAGCCTCGGTACCAGGAGAGGGGGGCAGCTTCACAGTAGAGGCTCAAGTAGTGCGGCTGCTGAGCGTGCCCATCCCGGCAGGGGGTGAACTGGAAGATGCCCAGGTTGAGGGCATGGTAGTAGACCGAGAAACGGGTATTCTCTACGCCGGGCAGGAAGCCACCGGCATCTGGAAGTTCCAGGCAGAACCCAGTGCGGGCGATGAGGGCGTGCTGATCGACTCCACCGAGGGCGACAACCTGAAACCCGACGTCGAGGGGCTAACAATTTACTACGGCCCCAATGGCAGCGGCTACCTGCTGGCCTCCAGTCAGGGCGACAGCACCTTTGCGGCCTACTCGCGCGAGGGCGACAACGCCTACCTGGGCAGCTTTACGGTGGGGGCCAACGGCGGCATTGACAGCACCGAAGAGTCCGATGGGGCCGATGTCATCAACGTTCCTCTGGGCGACAAATTCCCCTTTGGCCTGCTGGTGGTGCAAGACGGGGCTAACGATCCGCAAAACGTAGTAGCCGACGGCGAAGAGCTGGAGAACAACAGCACCAACTTCAAGTTCGTGCCCTGGGAAAACGTCGCTAACGCCTTTGATACACCGCTGCTGATCGACCCCACTAGCGCCGACCCCCGCAGTTTCTCAACCGATACCCTGCCCAACGGTGTGGCTAGTGGCGACGTGACCCAAACTTCGGCGGTGCTGTGGACCCGCAGCACGGCCTTGGGTGAGGTCACCTTTGAGTATTCGACAGATGCAGAGTTTGGTGCGATCGCAGGCACAGTCACCGCAACCGTTACCGACTCAGCCGTGCCCATCAAAGTCCTAGTGGATGACCTACAGCCAGGCACCCAGTACTACTTCCGGGCAGTCGATGCGGCAGGTGCTTTGGAGGTAGGGCGCTTCCGCACCGCTAACGAAGTTGGCACCGTAGCTGGGCTGCGGTTTGGCATTTCCGGCGACTGGCAGCAGGCTCCGCCCTACCCCTCTCTCAACAGCGCCGCCGCAGCCGACCTAGATTTCTTCGTTAAGCTCGGCGATACGATCTACGCCGACTCCGAAACCCCCGCTCTACCCGGCGTCACCCAGGCTCGTACCCTAGAAGAGTTCCGCATTAAGCACGCTGAAATTGTCACCGCTCGTTTTGGCTCCAACGCCACTGCCGATCTCCACGCCTCCACGTCAATTCTGGCCACCATTGATGACCACGAAGTGGTGGACAACTTTGCGGGGGGTGCTGCCCCCGGCGAATCTCCCGATGCGCCTGATATTGGCTCTTCTCCCGACCCACTGTTTACCGATGACGTAAATTTCGTCAACGACACTCAGGTTTATGAAGATGCTCTGCAAGCCTATCAGGAGTACCAGCCGCTGCGGGACAAGTTTTACAACACCCCCGACGACCCCCGCACCGATGGTGAGCGACAGCTGTACCGAGCCAACCAGTTTGGCAGCGATGCTGCCGTGTTTGTGCTCGACAGCCGCTCCTTCCGAGACGCTCAGCTAGAGCCTGCTGACCTGAGCAACCCTACGGAATTTTTGGTCAACACCTTTGACCCCAGCCGCACACTGCTGGGGCGGGCACAGATTGATTTGGTGAAGCAGGATCTGCTAGCAGCAGATCAAAACGGCACCGCCTGGAAATTCGTGGTCATTCCCGAACCGATTCAGAACTTCGGAGTCTTCAATGCTGAGGATCGCTTTGAGGGCTACGCTGCTGAGCGCACCGAACTGCTTAAGTTCATTGACGACAACGGTATCAGCAACGTTGTCTTTATGGCTGGGGACTTTCACGGCACTCTGGTGAATAATCTCACCTACCAACTCGGCCCTGGTCAGGCGCAGATTGCCACCAACGCCTTTGAAATCGTGACGGGGCCTGTCGCCTTTTTTGATGGGCTGTTTGGTCCATCGGTGGTAGGTCTGGCAGCAGGGGCCGGGCTGATTCCGTCAGAGGCAGTAGCCTTCTACAGCAGCCTGCCCGTTGCTTCCGACACCGACAGCGTGGTCAACGACAAAGACGATTTCCTCAAGCAAGTCCTCAATCAGCAGATTGGAGCCTTTGGCTATGACCCGATAGGTCTAAACGACAACCTGACGGCAGCCGAGGGCCGCATTGATGCCACCTTGCTGCAGGGAGACTACGTCGCTGCCCACACCTATGGTTGGACAGAGCTAGACATCGACCCGCTGACTCAGGCTTTGACCGTAACGACCTACGGCATTCCAGCCTACAGCTCTGCTGAAGCCGAGGCAGACCCGCAGGCAGTTCTTAGCCTGCAGCCCAGCATTGTCAGTCAGTTTGTGGTCAACCCCAGCGGCTTTAACGTGGTGAGCGGGGAGAACGGTGGGGAGGGTAGCGATCGCATCTTGGCTCCTGCTGGCGGCTCCCCTGTCGCCGGAGGGCTCGGCAACGATGTCATCTTTGGCACCGATGGGGACGATGTGCTGCGGGGCGATCGCAGCTCGCGCAGTGCCCAGACCGGCGAACTCGGCGGCGATGACGTCATCTATGGTGGTGCGGGTCGCGATCGCATAGGCGGTAAGTCAGGCAACGACCGACTTTTTGGGGATGCAGGCGACGACCAAATCTGGGGCGACGAAGGCGACGACCTGATTCGCGGCGGCTTGGGCAGTGATAATCTAACTGGCGGCAGCGGCAGCGACACCTTCGTACTGGCGGCAGGCGAAGGCAGCGACACCGTCACCGACTTTGAGGGAGGTATTGACCGAATTGGTCTAGCGAATGGGCTCTCCTTTGCCAATTTGAGCTTAAGCAGCAACTTCATTGCAGTGGGTAATGAGACCTTAGCTACTCTTGTCGGCATCAACACCGCAACGCTCACCGCAGCTGACTTCGTCAGCATTGCATAA
- a CDS encoding heavy metal-responsive transcriptional regulator, whose product MLTQAPPKLIGAVAKESGLPVKTIRYYDEIGLLKTAGRTEGGYRVFAEDVLTRLGFIRRAQSLGLTLTEIKDFLDVHDRGELPCSQIQVKLKDKLAEIEKQIQQLQVLKQELTGLLSGWKTIPDHSEETICPIIDGL is encoded by the coding sequence ATGTTGACACAAGCTCCCCCTAAACTCATTGGCGCTGTTGCCAAGGAAAGCGGTTTACCCGTTAAAACTATTCGCTACTACGACGAAATCGGTCTGCTCAAAACCGCTGGCCGGACGGAGGGCGGATATCGAGTATTTGCAGAAGATGTTTTAACCCGCCTGGGTTTTATTCGGCGGGCGCAGAGCCTAGGGCTCACCCTGACAGAAATCAAAGATTTTTTAGACGTGCATGATCGGGGAGAACTGCCCTGCTCCCAAATCCAGGTAAAGCTAAAAGATAAGCTAGCTGAAATCGAAAAGCAGATTCAACAGCTCCAGGTTCTCAAGCAAGAACTGACCGGATTGTTGTCTGGCTGGAAAACCATTCCAGATCATTCTGAAGAAACGATTTGTCCCATCATTGATGGCCTCTAA
- a CDS encoding cupredoxin domain-containing protein produces the protein MKYRKFTLTSLASLGVLLALATGTPAQMAHEEMPSTNAEHDQFQRIEQPLWSKAAVTGAGLSLIGLELWWFLLSKPKSRKATASGGIQEIMVTVDGGYEPSQIVVQAGQPVRLNFYRKDPSSCLEEVRFPDFRIAQDLPINQTTPIEFTPSQPGRYEFTCGMNMFRGTIEVRPETASLNSQPVSQSAELNRA, from the coding sequence ATGAAATACAGAAAATTCACGCTCACCAGCCTCGCCAGTCTAGGTGTTCTCCTGGCCCTAGCAACCGGAACCCCGGCTCAAATGGCTCATGAAGAAATGCCGTCTACCAATGCCGAGCACGATCAATTTCAGCGCATTGAGCAACCGCTTTGGTCTAAGGCAGCAGTTACCGGGGCAGGGTTGAGCCTGATCGGTTTAGAACTCTGGTGGTTTCTCCTAAGCAAACCCAAGTCTCGCAAGGCCACGGCTAGCGGCGGCATTCAGGAAATTATGGTGACTGTCGATGGCGGCTATGAGCCCAGTCAGATTGTGGTGCAGGCGGGCCAACCTGTGCGGCTCAACTTCTACCGCAAAGACCCCAGCAGTTGCTTGGAAGAAGTGCGCTTCCCCGACTTCCGCATTGCCCAAGATTTGCCCATTAACCAGACCACGCCAATTGAATTCACCCCTAGCCAGCCAGGCCGGTATGAGTTCACCTGCGGCATGAACATGTTCCGGGGAACGATTGAGGTGCGGCCTGAAACGGCTTCTCTCAACAGCCAACCTGTATCTCAATCGGCGGAACTAAATAGAGCTTGA
- a CDS encoding ssl1498 family light-harvesting-like protein codes for MYTTTDERGVLNNYAAEPQMYLADYPAPEQQERYKLQAAIATLLVGALVLVSLAVS; via the coding sequence ATGTACACCACCACTGATGAACGCGGCGTCCTCAACAACTACGCAGCAGAACCTCAGATGTACCTGGCTGACTATCCCGCTCCTGAACAGCAGGAACGCTACAAGCTTCAAGCTGCGATCGCAACCCTGCTGGTAGGTGCCCTGGTGCTGGTTTCCCTAGCCGTAAGCTAA
- a CDS encoding aromatic ring-hydroxylating dioxygenase subunit alpha yields MFEMFPNFWTPVLPVAEIGLAPLAVELAGESLVLFRNSAEQFVAFLDRCPHRGAPLSRGQVTKDGCLECPYHGWRFAADGACVHVPFNSLTLDQRSKLSVVRLPIRVIAGMVWVFTGTGNVPEPQLPLSLLEPNERYVIHHEIWNAHWTRAIDISLDYLHIPFVHRDSFGSEFYDPAHQDAIAQISVTATADGMTVTNKLSTLPYGIEIDWHQPNNVVLKLDLGGMPLRPHLFAIPINTQQMRFMQVALPNPGVDQSNFNFDEFFAASLDDRMMVESQISEVPNTNEGCNVPTDEPSLRFRRWYYQTVKNRRTEAIQGTSVN; encoded by the coding sequence GTGTTTGAGATGTTTCCTAACTTCTGGACTCCAGTATTGCCTGTTGCTGAAATTGGGCTGGCTCCCCTTGCGGTTGAATTAGCTGGCGAATCGCTAGTTCTATTTCGCAATTCAGCCGAGCAGTTCGTAGCATTCCTTGACCGTTGTCCTCATCGTGGTGCGCCTCTCTCACGCGGGCAAGTCACGAAAGACGGTTGCCTTGAATGTCCCTATCATGGTTGGCGTTTTGCCGCAGATGGTGCTTGTGTTCATGTCCCTTTCAATTCACTTACCTTAGATCAACGCTCAAAACTGTCAGTCGTGAGGCTGCCGATAAGGGTGATTGCAGGAATGGTGTGGGTCTTTACAGGAACCGGAAACGTGCCAGAACCACAGTTGCCGTTGAGTTTATTAGAACCAAACGAGCGCTACGTGATTCACCATGAGATTTGGAATGCACATTGGACAAGAGCGATCGACATTTCTCTGGACTATCTCCACATCCCTTTTGTCCATAGGGATTCATTTGGTAGCGAATTTTACGACCCAGCACATCAAGATGCGATCGCACAAATCAGTGTTACTGCAACAGCAGATGGAATGACAGTCACGAACAAACTCAGTACCTTACCCTATGGCATTGAGATTGATTGGCATCAACCCAACAACGTTGTTCTCAAGTTAGATCTAGGTGGAATGCCCCTGCGGCCCCATCTGTTTGCAATTCCAATCAATACCCAACAAATGCGATTTATGCAAGTTGCTCTGCCCAACCCTGGAGTCGATCAGAGTAACTTTAACTTTGATGAGTTTTTTGCAGCATCTCTCGACGATCGCATGATGGTTGAGTCACAAATCAGTGAAGTTCCTAATACAAATGAAGGATGTAACGTGCCTACTGATGAACCCTCACTGAGGTTTCGTCGTTGGTACTACCAAACAGTGAAAAATAGGAGAACGGAGGCTATTCAAGGCACGAGCGTTAATTGA
- a CDS encoding YafY family protein gives MRKADRLFQVVNLIRSHQPITAERLAERIGVSVRTIYRYIDDLSLSGVPVYGEPGVGYALNEDFELPPLTLTQDEIAALMLGVEMLSQSTGTDLAAAAKTLLSKIEAVLPPRSFDPTRAPIRALGEILNNQSLKHWNDLYRGIQQQQAVKIVYLSLNEQLSQRAVFPLGLFYWGEKWTVGTWCILRKAYRDFRVDRIQHLDFALDVELPDQEISLDLYTKSQLERIKLSGYS, from the coding sequence ATGAGGAAAGCTGACCGTCTTTTTCAAGTAGTGAATCTCATTAGATCTCACCAACCTATTACAGCAGAGCGATTAGCTGAACGGATTGGTGTTTCTGTACGTACAATTTACCGATATATCGATGATCTTTCCTTGAGTGGCGTTCCAGTTTATGGTGAACCTGGAGTCGGTTACGCCTTAAATGAAGATTTCGAGCTACCGCCTCTAACTTTAACTCAAGATGAGATTGCCGCTTTAATGTTAGGTGTCGAGATGCTGTCGCAATCGACTGGGACCGACCTAGCAGCAGCGGCAAAAACACTGTTGAGTAAAATTGAAGCAGTGTTGCCGCCACGCAGCTTTGATCCGACTCGCGCACCTATTCGGGCGCTAGGTGAGATCCTGAACAACCAGAGCTTAAAACATTGGAACGACCTTTACCGGGGCATTCAACAACAACAAGCCGTCAAAATTGTGTATCTAAGCCTGAATGAGCAACTGTCTCAAAGGGCTGTTTTCCCACTGGGACTATTTTATTGGGGCGAGAAATGGACGGTTGGAACATGGTGCATCCTCAGAAAAGCATACAGAGATTTCCGGGTTGATCGCATTCAACATCTCGATTTTGCTTTGGATGTTGAACTTCCAGACCAGGAGATTAGTCTTGACCTTTACACAAAGTCTCAGCTTGAGCGAATAAAATTATCTGGCTACTCCTGA
- a CDS encoding GNAT family N-acetyltransferase, whose protein sequence is MKEEEIPDKNIFMMCEALNHNALTDLPANYSIRNCRPDELGIWKTMPFDDADLAKEYEGFMSDYFTTTYGGKEELFFAKSLFVCDRQDKPIATCLSWKAYNEFNTIQWFKVLKEYEGQGIGRALLSIIMQKLEMRDYPVYLHTQPSSFRAIKLYSDFGFSLLSGDNFGIRKNDLNECLPILEKFMLKEYFQKLRITTAPKEFENTLNQYDTNQF, encoded by the coding sequence ATGAAAGAAGAAGAAATACCCGACAAAAATATCTTTATGATGTGCGAGGCATTGAATCACAATGCTCTCACCGACTTGCCAGCTAATTATTCTATAAGAAATTGCAGGCCTGATGAGCTAGGTATATGGAAAACGATGCCCTTTGATGATGCTGATCTGGCAAAAGAATATGAGGGATTTATGTCCGATTATTTCACCACGACTTATGGCGGAAAAGAAGAACTCTTTTTTGCCAAATCTCTGTTTGTCTGTGATCGGCAAGATAAACCCATCGCTACTTGCTTAAGTTGGAAGGCGTACAACGAATTTAATACGATCCAATGGTTTAAAGTCTTAAAAGAGTACGAAGGGCAAGGTATTGGCAGAGCCTTACTTTCAATTATTATGCAGAAATTGGAAATGCGTGATTATCCTGTTTATCTCCATACACAACCCTCTAGTTTTCGGGCCATCAAGCTTTACTCGGACTTTGGATTTTCGTTACTTTCAGGCGATAATTTCGGCATCAGAAAAAACGATTTGAATGAATGTCTGCCGATTCTAGAAAAATTTATGCTGAAAGAATACTTTCAGAAGCTTAGAATTACTACTGCTCCCAAAGAATTTGAGAATACACTGAACCAATACGACACAAATCAATTCTGA